One Numidum massiliense genomic window, ANGATGGCTTATACGTCAAAGGGAGAGGCAAAGGAATAGAGATCAAAAATATGCTTGCCTATACCGGGTGGGAGCAAAACGGACAGCGTGTCTCGTTAACAGATCGTCACGTCTTTTCTACCGTTGAATCGGTGGATGACTTTTGGGAAATAGGTTATGCAGCGATTCGACATCGTTGGGATCTCTCACATACACATGTGGCGACTAATGCGGATGCGGCTTCATGGATCTCTGAGGAACGCGTTCAAAATACCTTTTCTGAAGCGACATCGGTTGTCCGCCAATTGGATCCTTTTCACGTAAAGAGGAGTATTCGTCGCGGGTTGAGCCGCCAGCCAAGGCTCATTCCTCAAATTGAAAAGGCAATATCCGAAAAAAATAAGGATAGGTTTAAAGCGGTGATTGATACGGCACAGGGAAATGCAGAGACGGAGCGAGAGGAAAAGCGTATCGAGAACATGCAGAAGTATCTTGAAGGGCACTGGGAGATCCTCTGCGACTGGCGTGAGGTTAGTCCAGACGTGCCAAAAAATGCTCGTAGGATGGGATGCATGGAATCGAACCAGAGACGTCTGGCATACCGCATGAAACGTCGTGGCATGTACTGGAGTGAAGAAGGGGCTCAAGCCATCGCCAAAGTACAACAAGGCGTTACCAATGGGACGTTGAGACAGGCATTATTAACTGTCTGGCCCAACCGCCAAGTGACACAAAAACTAAAACGCCATGCGAGGCGAATAGGTAAGTCGGATCACATTGGGGTTCAAGTTGGCAGGATCCAAGTAGGTGCCGCATCAGCTTCAAGTGCTATTGGGTATTTGGATAAGGTGGTTAATCGCCGTCCTTGAAGAGTTAACTCCTCAAGGGCGGACAACAAGTGAACGTTAGGGAATGACATATTTAGGTCTTTAAATCCTTGATCCTGTAAGGTCGTCGAGTAAAGCTTGACACATACTCACTCAACATATTATTTGACGAATCGGAGGGCAATTGCTATA contains:
- a CDS encoding UPF0236 family transposase-like protein, which produces MLAYTGWEQNGQRVSLTDRHVFSTVESVDDFWEIGYAAIRHRWDLSHTHVATNADAASWISEERVQNTFSEATSVVRQLDPFHVKRSIRRGLSRQPRLIPQIEKAISEKNKDRFKAVIDTAQGNAETEREEKRIENMQKYLEGHWEILCDWREVSPDVPKNARRMGCMESNQRRLAYRMKRRGMYWSEEGAQAIAKVQQGVTNGTLRQALLTVWPNRQVTQKLKRHARRIGKSDHIGVQVGRIQVGAASASSAIGYLDKVVNRRP